The Tissierellales bacterium genome has a window encoding:
- the glgB gene encoding 1,4-alpha-glucan branching protein GlgB produces MVQQNMCLRTEKASFYSNFFEGIDYELYKYFGAHKKKYKGIEGIEFLVWAPNAEKIEVVGDFNFWYGRDFCMKKIDKRGIWQLFVGGLKGGDFYKYKIKTKKGNYIYKADPFAFCAEKRPNTASKIYDLTNKHWKDKWWMQNRMQRRPYNKPINIYELHLGSWKVENDDLISFSNLKDKLIPYVADMGYTHIEIMPIMEHPFDGSWGYQATGYYAITSRYGTPEDFKNFVEECHLFGIGVILDWVPGHFCNDEHGLKKFDGGSVYEPSRRECAENEQWGTTYFDFSKREVRNFLLSNAHYWLSEYHVDGLRVDAVACMLYLDYGKELNSVLNEFGTHENRGAIEFFRELSELLYREFPNMLLIAEESTTWPLVTAPTYEGGLGFNFKWNMGWMNDVLKYMSISPENRKYEHNLMTFSMTYAFSENFILPFSHDEVVHGKKSMLDKMPGTYWEKFANLRLLYGFMMGHPGKKLNFMGNEFGQFIEWDEKRELDWFLLNYDKHRELKEYVKKLNRFYLKEGAFFERDQSFEGFEWLEVNNAEDSVFAFRRIDSSGHEVIVVSNFTQAVHNTYKIGIPHQKNYREVLNSDWQLFGGSDIKNEELIESKNEYYNGFYHCIEMKIPPLATIYLKEERRDKKRKGLKKRKLRGERIEKTKKRNHSNDISRRSRYSS; encoded by the coding sequence ATGGTTCAGCAAAATATGTGCTTGAGAACAGAGAAAGCTAGCTTTTATTCTAATTTTTTTGAAGGTATAGATTATGAGCTTTATAAATATTTCGGCGCCCATAAGAAAAAATATAAGGGTATAGAAGGCATTGAATTTTTAGTTTGGGCTCCGAATGCTGAGAAGATAGAGGTAGTAGGAGATTTTAACTTTTGGTATGGAAGAGATTTCTGCATGAAAAAAATTGACAAAAGAGGGATTTGGCAGCTATTTGTTGGAGGTTTAAAAGGTGGAGATTTTTATAAATACAAGATAAAAACAAAAAAAGGTAACTATATTTATAAAGCAGACCCTTTTGCATTTTGTGCTGAAAAGCGTCCTAATACTGCATCTAAGATTTATGATTTAACCAATAAACATTGGAAAGATAAATGGTGGATGCAAAATAGAATGCAAAGAAGACCTTACAATAAACCAATAAATATATATGAATTACATTTAGGTTCTTGGAAGGTGGAAAATGATGATTTGATAAGTTTTAGTAATTTAAAAGATAAATTAATTCCATATGTTGCTGATATGGGATACACACATATTGAAATTATGCCTATAATGGAGCATCCATTTGATGGTTCATGGGGGTATCAGGCAACAGGCTATTATGCTATTACATCCAGGTATGGAACACCAGAGGATTTTAAGAATTTTGTTGAGGAGTGCCATTTGTTTGGAATAGGAGTTATACTTGATTGGGTTCCAGGTCATTTTTGTAATGACGAGCATGGTCTTAAAAAATTTGATGGCGGAAGTGTATATGAGCCGTCTAGAAGAGAGTGTGCTGAAAATGAGCAGTGGGGAACGACATATTTTGATTTCTCAAAAAGAGAGGTTAGAAATTTTTTATTGTCAAATGCACACTATTGGTTAAGCGAATACCATGTAGATGGTTTGAGAGTAGATGCAGTTGCATGTATGCTATATCTAGATTATGGAAAAGAATTAAATAGTGTTCTAAATGAATTTGGTACACATGAAAATAGAGGTGCAATTGAATTTTTTAGAGAGTTAAGCGAGCTTTTGTACAGAGAATTTCCAAATATGCTATTGATAGCAGAGGAATCTACTACATGGCCACTTGTAACGGCACCTACTTATGAGGGAGGTCTTGGTTTTAATTTCAAATGGAATATGGGGTGGATGAATGATGTACTTAAATACATGTCTATTTCACCAGAAAATAGAAAGTATGAGCATAATTTAATGACATTTTCTATGACATATGCTTTTTCTGAAAATTTTATACTCCCATTTTCACATGATGAAGTTGTTCATGGAAAAAAATCTATGTTAGACAAAATGCCTGGAACATATTGGGAAAAATTTGCGAATTTAAGACTTTTATATGGGTTTATGATGGGGCATCCAGGCAAGAAACTTAATTTTATGGGTAATGAATTTGGACAATTCATAGAATGGGATGAAAAGAGAGAATTAGACTGGTTTTTATTGAACTATGACAAACATAGAGAGTTAAAAGAGTATGTAAAAAAGCTTAATAGATTTTACTTAAAAGAAGGTGCATTTTTTGAAAGAGATCAGTCCTTTGAGGGATTTGAATGGTTAGAAGTCAATAATGCAGAGGATAGTGTTTTTGCGTTTAGAAGAATAGATAGTTCCGGTCACGAAGTGATTGTGGTATCGAATTTTACGCAAGCAGTACATAATACGTATAAGATAGGAATTCCACATCAAAAAAATTACAGAGAAGTTTTAAATAGTGATTGGCAATTATTCGGAGGCTCAGATATCAAAAATGAAGAGTTGATAGAGTCAAAAAACGAATATTACAATGGCTTCTATCATTGTATAGAAATGAAAATACCTCCACTAGCAACTATTTACCTCAAAGAAGAAAGAAGAGATAAGAAGAGAAAGGGATTAAAAAAAAGAAAGCTAAGAGGTGAGCGTATTGAAAAAACAAAAAAAAGAAATCATAGCAATGATATTAGCAGGAGGTCAAGGTACTCGTCTTAA
- a CDS encoding EAL domain-containing protein: MKKIGFKSSISIKITFMTLTAIVVAIIVLGAIMYSSVRTLNDNTLEIIEDEVLDLSHEYYGNYIESIEENIKNYIEGVNKELLILKQLTEEFIYSEEFENVDIENLIFSGDWYQNEDSESTAVFVQGYLLDNDNKIKEEPLKLLQSTKFLNHVLPSFSDNGFEKIQVYFQGGKERAIVRMAPWSNIGENVFSVYPELNDVPIWDTFNPGLIEDWEHKKQINGEENIDYGRVTAPVQDGVTGEIVLTYTQPIFEKNQNKVKGVVSTDVSIEEIVSEIEKVKLGSNGFAFLMQSNGNVFALADRGAEILGLGNVSDSTINRDEGYSILERYISQSEYYSVKELYSEILKENREITLEINGERYIVFKEPMKIYRSWTSNDGFFDEYWYLSFVIPEKELYSVYFKTEEEAMTQMNDAITKLSVYMAMIIITLILAIIAYNTKITSGLRKLVIATDDIRNKNYEINLNVRSSDEIGQLANAFESMANEIKLNFQKMSEQNEILVREIDKRKKREQKIDYLENFDVATNLPNKAALINYLNESSKDGKSGETLVVIGIDEFRKINEGYGYVIGDELIKKVSNRLKNSDYGQILFKLKGDEFGLVLKSENFSELIDIIQKIRLELMEPYQVKDRYLTITTSMGVSSFPYDTDNISDLYKFALTAMSHTKEVNKGGYEFYSKDMNIRARNRLEMIASLDQAIAESEFSLVYQPIVDLESEKWEGVETLIRWNHPSQGLIRPDEFIPLAEETKKIIEIGKWVLIKSLEDLKRLHDSGFWIDLSVNVSVVQLVEKSFIDDLMDIVKKSKIPPQCIHLEVTESSFIEDKNAVKEILNRLKEYGLSILIDDFGTGYSSLSYLKDLPISKLKIDKGFVIDLDVKENQEIVNTIIGLSQNLKFGLIAEGIETKEQRQYLLDHGCKLGQGYYYSKPVDIETIEEMLKK, encoded by the coding sequence ATGAAAAAAATAGGTTTTAAGAGTAGCATAAGTATAAAAATAACATTTATGACCTTGACTGCAATAGTTGTAGCAATAATAGTACTAGGAGCAATAATGTATAGTAGCGTTAGAACCTTAAATGATAATACTCTTGAAATTATAGAAGATGAGGTTCTAGACCTTAGTCATGAATACTACGGAAATTATATAGAGTCAATAGAAGAAAATATAAAAAACTATATAGAAGGAGTAAACAAAGAATTACTCATATTGAAACAACTTACAGAAGAATTTATCTACAGCGAAGAGTTTGAAAATGTAGATATTGAAAACTTGATTTTTAGTGGAGATTGGTATCAAAATGAAGATTCTGAATCAACGGCAGTATTTGTTCAAGGATATTTGCTAGATAATGATAATAAAATAAAGGAAGAGCCGTTGAAACTTTTGCAGAGTACAAAATTTTTAAATCATGTGTTGCCATCGTTTAGCGATAATGGATTTGAAAAAATACAAGTTTATTTTCAAGGCGGAAAAGAGCGAGCGATAGTTAGAATGGCACCGTGGTCAAATATTGGAGAAAACGTGTTTAGTGTATATCCAGAACTAAATGATGTTCCTATTTGGGACACTTTTAATCCAGGGCTCATAGAGGACTGGGAACATAAAAAACAAATCAATGGTGAAGAAAACATTGATTATGGAAGAGTTACTGCGCCTGTTCAAGATGGGGTGACTGGAGAAATAGTTCTTACATATACTCAACCTATTTTTGAAAAAAATCAAAATAAGGTTAAAGGAGTAGTAAGTACAGATGTGTCAATAGAAGAGATTGTTTCAGAGATTGAAAAAGTTAAATTAGGTTCTAATGGTTTCGCGTTTTTAATGCAATCTAATGGAAACGTATTTGCTTTAGCAGATAGAGGAGCCGAGATATTAGGCCTTGGCAATGTAAGTGATAGTACGATAAATAGAGATGAAGGATATTCGATTTTGGAGCGATATATATCACAGAGTGAATATTATTCGGTGAAGGAATTGTATTCAGAAATATTAAAGGAGAATAGAGAAATTACTTTAGAGATAAATGGTGAACGATATATAGTATTCAAGGAACCCATGAAGATATATAGAAGCTGGACTTCTAATGATGGTTTTTTTGATGAATATTGGTATTTGTCATTTGTCATACCCGAAAAAGAATTGTATAGTGTTTACTTCAAGACTGAAGAAGAAGCTATGACGCAAATGAATGATGCCATAACTAAACTTAGTGTTTATATGGCTATGATAATTATTACATTGATTTTGGCAATAATAGCTTACAATACTAAGATAACTAGCGGGCTTAGGAAACTTGTAATTGCTACAGATGATATTAGGAATAAAAATTACGAGATTAATTTAAATGTAAGGTCGAGCGATGAAATCGGTCAGCTTGCTAACGCATTTGAAAGCATGGCAAATGAAATAAAACTAAATTTCCAAAAAATGAGTGAACAGAATGAAATACTTGTAAGAGAAATAGACAAGCGTAAGAAAAGAGAGCAGAAAATAGACTACTTGGAAAATTTCGATGTTGCAACTAATCTACCAAATAAGGCGGCACTTATAAATTACTTAAATGAAAGCTCAAAAGATGGTAAAAGTGGTGAGACTCTAGTAGTTATAGGAATCGATGAATTTAGAAAAATAAATGAAGGATATGGTTATGTAATTGGAGATGAATTGATAAAAAAAGTATCTAATAGACTCAAAAATTCAGATTATGGTCAGATTTTGTTTAAACTAAAGGGCGATGAGTTTGGATTAGTATTAAAATCTGAAAATTTTTCTGAATTAATCGATATAATTCAAAAAATACGTTTAGAATTAATGGAACCTTATCAAGTAAAAGACAGATATTTGACAATAACTACGAGTATGGGAGTTAGTTCTTTCCCATATGATACTGATAATATAAGTGATTTATATAAATTTGCACTGACTGCAATGTCTCATACAAAAGAGGTAAATAAAGGTGGATACGAGTTCTATAGTAAGGATATGAATATAAGAGCAAGAAATAGGTTGGAAATGATAGCTTCTTTAGACCAGGCTATAGCAGAAAGTGAGTTTAGTTTAGTATATCAGCCTATAGTTGATTTAGAATCCGAAAAATGGGAAGGCGTAGAAACGCTAATTCGGTGGAATCATCCATCACAGGGATTGATAAGACCAGATGAGTTTATACCGCTCGCTGAAGAAACTAAGAAAATAATAGAAATTGGTAAATGGGTTTTAATAAAATCATTAGAAGATTTAAAAAGGTTGCATGATTCAGGTTTTTGGATAGATTTGAGTGTAAACGTTTCTGTAGTGCAGTTGGTTGAAAAATCTTTCATAGATGACCTTATGGATATTGTAAAAAAATCAAAGATACCACCACAATGCATACATCTTGAGGTTACAGAAAGTAGTTTTATAGAAGACAAAAATGCAGTTAAAGAGATATTAAATAGATTGAAAGAGTATGGGTTATCAATTTTGATAGATGATTTTGGAACGGGCTATTCTTCACTTAGTTATTTGAAAGATTTACCAATATCAAAGCTAAAGATAGATAAGGGATTTGTTATAGATTTGGATGTTAAAGAGAATCAGGAAATAGTAAATACTATAATTGGATTGTCTCAAAATTTAAAATTTGGTTTGATAGCAGAAGGAATAGAAACTAAAGAGCAGAGACAATATCTTTTAGATCATGGATGTAAGCTCGGACAAGGGTATTATTATAGCAAACCAGTAGATATAGAAACTATTGAGGAAATGTTAAAAAAGTAA
- a CDS encoding ABC transporter substrate-binding protein: MKISKVFLLVSLVFLLSGCQEKTLEVGFSGSLTGNGSELGVAARNGFNLAIDEINEDGGINGHILVPIIKDDESNIDTAKKIGQSFIDENVNYVIGFLTSNMTPAIEETMSKSNILFISPTISTPQMSNIDDQFLRVMEANDHQAIALAELSFDYEKIDNIAVVIDDSNARYTRPIHELFEKTFVGKGGNIKFFKAFESENLDASALADEIKASGSKGIVLVANSIDSANILQQLYKIDYKIPSFLAGWANTNDFIYHGGLAAEGAYTSSVFDADSDKPKYLDFVKRYQNKYGEEPSFSSHFAYDSLMMLTKGMESSNSFDPVDIKNEIIKIRDFEGIQSSFTINEFGDVIRENFRYRVENGTFNEIDY, encoded by the coding sequence TTGAAAATTTCAAAGGTATTTCTATTAGTATCTTTAGTGTTTCTTCTTTCTGGGTGCCAAGAGAAAACTCTAGAAGTAGGTTTTTCTGGTAGCTTAACTGGAAATGGTTCCGAACTTGGAGTAGCTGCTAGAAATGGTTTCAATTTAGCAATTGATGAAATAAATGAAGATGGCGGTATAAATGGACATATACTAGTCCCCATAATAAAAGACGATGAAAGTAATATTGACACAGCAAAAAAAATTGGGCAATCCTTTATAGATGAAAATGTAAATTATGTAATAGGTTTTTTGACAAGCAATATGACCCCCGCTATAGAAGAAACTATGAGTAAGTCTAATATTTTGTTCATAAGCCCGACAATAAGTACTCCACAAATGAGCAATATTGATGATCAGTTTTTACGCGTGATGGAGGCTAATGATCATCAAGCAATTGCATTAGCTGAACTATCTTTTGATTATGAAAAAATAGATAATATAGCAGTTGTAATTGACGATTCTAACGCTCGATACACTAGGCCTATACATGAACTATTTGAAAAAACATTTGTGGGAAAAGGTGGCAATATAAAATTTTTCAAAGCATTTGAAAGTGAAAACTTAGATGCTTCAGCACTAGCAGATGAGATAAAAGCATCTGGCTCTAAGGGTATAGTCTTAGTAGCCAACTCTATAGACTCTGCAAATATTTTGCAGCAGCTTTACAAAATAGACTATAAAATCCCTAGTTTTTTAGCTGGTTGGGCTAACACAAATGATTTCATATATCACGGTGGATTAGCTGCTGAAGGGGCTTACACTTCTAGTGTATTTGATGCAGATAGTGATAAGCCTAAATACTTGGATTTTGTGAAGCGTTATCAAAACAAATACGGAGAAGAACCTTCGTTTTCTTCTCATTTTGCATATGATTCTCTCATGATGCTTACTAAAGGTATGGAATCTTCGAATTCATTTGATCCTGTAGATATAAAAAATGAAATTATAAAAATTAGAGATTTTGAAGGTATACAATCTTCATTTACAATAAATGAATTTGGCGATGTGATAAGAGAAAACTTTAGATATAGAGTTGAAAATGGAACGTTTAATGAAATAGATTATTAA